The sequence GCGCAGCTCGGTGCGCTGGTCCCGCCGTCGGCCACGCCCCGCACCCGCCGGCGAGCCGTCGGCCCCCGGCGCGGCCCCCGGCGCGGCCACTGTGCCGCCCAAAGCCCCCGCCTCACCCCGCGCACCACCCCGGCCGCCGCCGTCGCCGCGGTGACCACTGAGATCACGCGCCGCGCCGATCAGCCCCTGCGCCTGCTCACGGGTCAGCGCCCGCCGCTCCGGACGCAACCCCCCGCGCTCCTTGGCCGTCACCGTCGCCAGCGCCATCGGATTGATCTGCACCCAGCCCGTCAGCGTCGCGTGCTTGAACAACGCCGAGACCGACCGGCGAAAACGCGACTGGGAGGAGGCCGACTGCAGCCCGGCACCCGGCTCGGCCCGCCGCCCGTCGGGCTTACGCGCGAAAGCCAGCAAAATCGCATCCACATCCTCGCCGGTCAGGTCATCCAGAACCTTCCCCTCACCCGCCAGCCGTACGAACGTGGCCACATCCCGCGCATAGACCTCCGCCGTCGCCGACGACAGCGCACCCGTCAGCGTCTTGGCGCGGATCAGCTCCACATAGCGATCGGCCGACTCCTGGACGGTGAGACGATTCAGATCCGCTGGCCGCATGGTTTCAGGAACACCCTTCCTCGACTACGCCGACCGTCGTGCCGACCGTAGCGGCCGGCACCGACAACAACCCGCCCGCCCGCACCGCGCAGGACACTCACCCGCCTGCCCGCACCGCACCCGGACTCACCCCGCGCACCCGCTTGAAGGCCGCGCTGAAGCCGAACGCGTCGGCATAGCCCACCTGACGGGCCGCCACCGCCACCGTCGTACCCGGCCGCGCCAGCAGCTCGGCCGCCAGCGCCATCCGCCACTCCGTCACATACGCCAGCGGAGGCCGCCCCACCAGCGCGGTGAACCTGCGCGCGAACGCCGCCCGCGACATCCCCGCCGCCCCGGCCAGCGACACCACCGTCCAGCCCGACGCCGGAGCGGCATGGATCATCCGCAGCACCCGCCCGATCCGCGGATCCTCCAGAGCCGTGTACCACAGCGGCGCGCCGGCCTCCTCACGCGCGAACCACGCCCGCACCGTCACCACCAGCAGCGTCTCCAGCAGCCGCTCCAGCACCACCTGACGGCCCGGCGCCACCCCGGCCGCCTCCGCGCCCACCAGCTCCAGCACCGGCGCCAGCCGCACGTCCCCGCCCGGCACCACCAGCAGATCGGGCAGTACGGCCAGCAGCCGCCCCGGCAGCTCCCCGCCCAACCGGCAGGCGCCGGTCACCAGCAGCGCCCCACCCTGAGCCCCACCGCCCGCGCCGAACTCGCCCCGGCACTCGTCGCCGTGCACGACGATCTGCGGCGGGGTCTGCGGCGGATCGGCGATCACGAACGGCCTTTCGCCGCGCGCCAGCACCACATCGCCCGGCCCGAGCGCGCGCGGCCCGCCGCCGGCCGCGACCACCCAGGCCCGGCCGGCGACCATCGTCGCCAGCCACAGCCGGCCCGGCGCCACGAACCGCAGCGACCACGGGGGACAGGCAGGCGGACGGCCGAACACCCCGCCCCGCGCCCGGACCCCATCCAGAAGATCAGCGATCACATCCACCCGCCCAAAGTAGACGATCACACATGCCGGCGCCCGCAGCGCCTATAGGAAAGTCTCATCAGAGGACGAGCGGCCCGCCCCGAACGGGGGACAGGCAGCCGACCGGCCCGCCCCGCTCACCGCCCACCCCGAAACAGGGGCGGATCGGCCGCCCTGGAACCGTACGATCACCCCATGCCGAATCTCGGACCCACAGAGCTACTGATCATGCTGGCGCTGTCGGCCGTCGTGATCACTCTGATCATCGGCGCGGCGGTCACACTGCTACGGCGCGCCCCACGCCGGCAGAACGACCCGCACCCGCAGCTCGACGCCTCGCAACTGCAGTGGCAGGCAACCGCCCTGATCACCGCGGGAAAAGTCGTGCCCGCGATCAAACTCGTACGCGAGCAGACCGGCCTGGACCTCAAGAACGCCAAAAGATACGTCGACGACCTACGCGCCGGAAGAACCCCCGCGCCGCCGTACCACCACGGCGCCACAGCGGCATACCCGCCCACGCCACTGCTGCCACCCGGCCACGGCGCCGACCTGGCCACCCGGGTCCGCCTGCTCAAAACAACCGGCCGCAGCGGACAGGCCGTCCTACTGGTCCGGGGCGAAACCGGCATGAGCGAACCCGACGCCCAACGCTTCGTCGACGCCATCCAGACCTGAGCACCCCCGCCCGCCGAAAGCCACCCGACCGGCCTCGGCAAGAGCCCACACGCACGAGCACGCAAGCGACCGGCCCCCACCCCGCGGACAGACCCCCACCGGGACCAGCCCATACGGCGGCCGACAGCACAGAACCGGACAGGCCGCCGGCGAAACCACACCCCCAGCCCAGCCGCACCGGGGGAGCGGCCCCCACCAGACCCCTACGGCAGAGGGCTCACATGTAGGGGCGGGCGACCGCCACCAGCTCCGCCACCGCGTCAGCCGTCCTGACCAGCAGCGCCGACGGGGGAGTCCGCTCGCGCACATCCTCGGTCCTGATCGCCATCACCGCCGGAGGACTGCCCAGATCGCCGTACCGGACGGCGACGGCCTCGGTGATCGCCCCACTGGCGTCGGCGACCACCTCCTTGACCGGCCTGAGCGGACCCGAGATGGACAGAAAACCGATCAGCGCGGCAAAGCGCAACTCATCGGCCAGCGACGGGACCGGCCCGCCATCGTGAGCAGGAAGGCCGGGCCGATCCAGCCAGAACACCCCGCCGTGCAGGAACCCCGCATAAGACGCCTCACCATGCCGGAGCGTCCGCACCGTGTCGGCCAGCAAACGCCCGAACTCATCCAGATCCGCATCCGGCGGCAGATCGGTGGTGACCAGCAGCGGCACTATCAGCGAATCCAGCATCAGCAGCATCCCTCCACGAGTCGGCTCATCGTAGGGGGTGGCACCGACAATCTTGGCGAGCACATCCGCACCCGGCGCGTCGAGCACCCCCACAGAGCACACCCCGACGGCCGGAACACGCCGGCAGAACAGGCCGGCGCAGACACCCCAGGCCGACACCCGCCCACGACCCGGAACGGAACACGCCCCCAGCACCCCCCGGATAGCCGCCTCCCACCCCTCCGGGACCCGCCCCCCACCCCGCGGGCCTGCCCCCCACGACCTCACACCCGCCCGCCCCCGGACGTTGACCAGATATGAGCACACACCACCCACCGGCACCCACCCACCAGACGGGACAGGGAAACACCGGCCACCCGCAGAGCGCCGCAGCCGCCGCACAGATGCCGCGCCCCCCGCAACCACCACACCCACCGAAGGCCTCCGAGACACCGGGCTCCTGGGCGAGCACGCCCGCGACCCGCCGGGTGATGCAGGCCAACAGATCACGCGACACCAGACCCGAACTCGCGATCCGCCGCGCCCTGCACGCCATGGGCCTGCGCTACCGCGTGGCCAGGCGCCCCCTGCCGCACCTGCGCCGCACCGCCGACCTCGTCTTCGGACCAGCCAAGATCGCCGTCTTCGTCGACGGATGCTTCTGGCACCGCTGCCCCGACCACTACGCACCACCCGCCTCCAACCGGGCCTACTGGAAAGCCAAGATCGACACCAACACCGCCCGCGACAGCCAGACCACCACCACCCTGCAGCAAGCCGGATGGACGGTCATGCGGTTCTGGTCACACGAAGACCCCTCCGACGTCGCCGCCCGGGTAGCCGCCCAGGTCCGCTCCCAGCAGCCGGCCCCGCGCCCCGCCGCCCAGCGACAAGGACAACTCTTTTGACACCCCCACCTCACATCCGACCCGCCGGCAACGTTTACCCGATGTGAGACAGCATCCCTTCGAAAAGATCGTGGCTGAGCACGGGCCGACGGTGCTGCGCGTGTGCCGCGCCGTCCTCGGCCCCACCGCCGCCGCCGAAGACGCCTGGTCGGAGACGTTCCTTTCCGCGATGCAGGCATACCCGGCCCTGCGAGCACACAGCAACATCGAAGCGTGGCTGGTCACCATCGCCCACAGAAAAGCCATCGACCAGCTACGGGCCGAGACCCGGCGGGCGATCCCCACCGACAACCTGCCGGAGAAACCAGCCAAGGACGGCGTACCCGGCGACGAGGAGTCACAGCTGTGGAACGCACTGCACGCACTGCCTCTCAAGCAACGCCAGACCATCGCCTACCACTACCTGGCCGGCCTGCCCTACGCCGAAGTCGCCCAGGTCCTGGGCGGCAGCCCCCAGGCCGCCAGAAGAGCCGCCGCCGACGGCATCGCCACCCTGCGCAAGACCTACCCCGAAGGAGAGGACCGATGACGACCACACCTCCGAACCCGGTCGACGGCGGTGAACTGCTCGGCCGGCTGCCCGAGGCCGACCAGGCGACCCAGGCCCGCCTGCACGCCCGCCTGGCCGCGGCCGCCGAACGCGCCGGGATCCTCGACGTCGCCTACCGCACCCTCGACACCCCCGTCGGACCGCTGCTGCTGGCCGCCACCGCGCACGGCCTGGTACGCGTGGCCTACGCCGGAGAGGACCACGACAAGGTCCTGGACCGGCTCGCCGAGACCGTCAGCTCCCGCCTGCTACGCGCCCCGGCCCGCCTGGACGACGCCGCCCGCCAGTTGGAGGAGTACTTCACCGGCCGCCGCAGCCTGTTCGACCTGCCCCTGGACCTGCGCCTGGCCCACGGCTTCCGCCGCGAGGTCCTGTCACACCTGCGCGACATCGGCTACGGCACCACCGCCAGCTACGCCGCCGTCGCCGCCGCCGCGGGCAGCCCCCGAGCGGTACGCGCCGTCGGCACCGCCTGCGCCACCAACCCGCTGCCGGTCATCGTCCCCTGCCACCGCGTCATCCGCAGCGACGGCACCCTCGGCCACTACGTCGGAGGCGCCGAGGCCAAAAAGCTCCTGCTGACGCTGGAGGCCGCCCCGTGAAAAGCCCGCCGGGCGGGGGAGGGGCACCCGCGCCCCGCCCGGACGGCCGGGGGCCCTGGGCGGTAGAGCACCCCGGCGGCGGATGGCCGGAGTGCTGCCTGCCGGGTGACGCTCTCGCCGGGCTTCAGACGGCCGGTGGTCACTCCGCCGTCTGCCTTTTCGGCTGATCCTGCCGTCGAGGCGGTGCGGGCGCCCGCGTCCGGTGAGATGTCGAAGACCTGGTCCGGGGGGCGTGTCGACCTGCGTGACGTTCTCGAAGCGCAGTGTGCGCGAAGCTTGGGGGGTGGCATGTCGGTGGAGTGCTCGGGTGGTCTCAGGCGGTGTGGTCCGGGCATCGCGATGGTAATTCTTATACCAAACAGAATTCACCTTCTGTCTGGTTAAGGATTTCATTGTCCCGATAGGGGGGTGGGGGTCGGGTTGGGGCGGGTTTTCCCGTCTCGGCGCGTGGGCTCCCGTAGTCGCCGTCGGCCGCCTGCCGTCCGGACGGCCCGGAGCCGGCGCGGAGCCGGAGCGCCGGGACGGCAGGCGGCGCGAGTGTCGGTGAATCCGGCGGCCGATGGCCGTCCGGGCGGCCAATGATCTTACTTTGGGCCTTTTGGGCGTTTTTGAGGAAGATCCATTTCCTGGCGGCCCGCCGTGGCCCGCCGTGGCCCGCTGCGGCCCGGTGTCGCCGTGTGCCGCCTCACGTCGGCGCCGACGGGCGCGGGGCCGGGCGCGGGTCGCCGGATCGGTGATGCCCGGGCCGTGGTGCGCGCGGCGGGCTCCGGTCCGGACCGCTGTTTTTGATGCATAATTTTACTTATGCATCACTTGTGATCCTCCCCTTCTGTGGTGAGAACTCCAGCCTGCTCGCGGCTCGCGGCCCCGTCTCCGTCTCCGGGCGCCGGGTGCCGTGTCCGTGAGGGTTCCAGGGTTCCGGTGCCGTTGCGCTGTGCGGCGCGGGGTCGGGTCGGGCGTGGCGGCGGTCTGCGGCTGACGGCCCGCGGCCGGTGAGGTGTTGGTCACCCTCCGTGGAGGGTCGTGCCGGTACGGCGGGCCGCTCCCCCGGCGGGGCGCTTTGGGGAACCTGGCGGTGCAGCGGGGACGGGCCGGAGGCGGTGGTGGTTATAGTTGCCTGTGATCAAGGTGTCGGCCCCTTCCCGGTAGAGCGGGGTCCGGTCCGTTCGCGCGGGGAGGCTGAGATTGGCCGGCCACAGCAGAGGGCGCCCCGGCTGGCTGCATGTGGGTCCTTTGGAGGAGCGGCTGACGCGGGGCTGGGATCCGGGTGTCTTTCCCGATGCCGGTCTGCTGCTGGGGGTCATGACGCTCGCGGCGGTGCCGCGCGGGCTCGCCGTACGGTTGGCTGCTCACCTGACCGGTGGTATTTATCTGGGCCCCGGAGCTGTGCCGGATCTGAGTGGTTTTGAGTCTCTCAGGGATGTGCGGCTGCCGGTGCAGGACGGGGGGTGGGACCGTAGTCCGGGGGTGTACGACCCGGTGGCCCGGCGGATCGGCGTGGGGACCGTCCCCTCCCCCAGCGTGAGTGTCTGCGGTCATGAGCTGGGTCATGCCTGTGACCACATGGACGGGTTTCCTTCGCGGGCGGAGTTTTGGGGGCGGCTTCACGGGGGGTGTGCGGATCATCTGGCGTCGCCCTATCGGGAGGATGCCGGGGAGTTGTTCGCCGAGTGTTTCGCCTCTGTGCTGACCAGGCGTGTCACCCGTCTGATCCGCCTGCTGGGTGATGAGGGGCGGGCCGAGGAGGTCTACCACTGGCTGTCTGGCCGTTACGGGATCGGTTGAGCGGGTGGCCGGTGGAGGTGTCATGGTTGGCGGGGCGGTCGCGGGGTTATGCTGGCGGCGGGTGGGCGGTGTCGGCGGAGAGGGGTTGCGTTGAACGTGATCATGCTGCCGGGTGGTGTGCTCCGCGTGCCGTGGGCCGTGACGCTGCCTGATGGTACGAAGGTGGACGGGACCCGTGATGTGCGGCCGGGTGAGTGTGATT comes from Streptosporangium roseum DSM 43021 and encodes:
- a CDS encoding very short patch repair endonuclease, producing the protein MSTHHPPAPTHQTGQGNTGHPQSAAAAAQMPRPPQPPHPPKASETPGSWASTPATRRVMQANRSRDTRPELAIRRALHAMGLRYRVARRPLPHLRRTADLVFGPAKIAVFVDGCFWHRCPDHYAPPASNRAYWKAKIDTNTARDSQTTTTLQQAGWTVMRFWSHEDPSDVAARVAAQVRSQQPAPRPAAQRQGQLF
- a CDS encoding tyrosine-type recombinase/integrase: MRPADLNRLTVQESADRYVELIRAKTLTGALSSATAEVYARDVATFVRLAGEGKVLDDLTGEDVDAILLAFARKPDGRRAEPGAGLQSASSQSRFRRSVSALFKHATLTGWVQINPMALATVTAKERGGLRPERRALTREQAQGLIGAARDLSGHRGDGGGRGGARGEAGALGGTVAAPGAAPGADGSPAGAGRGRRRDQRTELRDALIVLLLSTMGPRVSELVRANVEDFYTNDGVRYWRIFGKGGKTRDVPLPGDVARVLEAYLLERGRAEVQDKALLLSWRGRRLARGDVQAVIDRVQRRVDPDRRRSVTPHGLRHTTATHLLADAVDMDAVRRVLGHSDLATLGRYRDELPGELEVAMRAHPLLRGPSGGG
- a CDS encoding RNA polymerase sigma factor, with amino-acid sequence MRQHPFEKIVAEHGPTVLRVCRAVLGPTAAAEDAWSETFLSAMQAYPALRAHSNIEAWLVTIAHRKAIDQLRAETRRAIPTDNLPEKPAKDGVPGDEESQLWNALHALPLKQRQTIAYHYLAGLPYAEVAQVLGGSPQAARRAAADGIATLRKTYPEGEDR
- a CDS encoding methylated-DNA--[protein]-cysteine S-methyltransferase, producing MTTTPPNPVDGGELLGRLPEADQATQARLHARLAAAAERAGILDVAYRTLDTPVGPLLLAATAHGLVRVAYAGEDHDKVLDRLAETVSSRLLRAPARLDDAARQLEEYFTGRRSLFDLPLDLRLAHGFRREVLSHLRDIGYGTTASYAAVAAAAGSPRAVRAVGTACATNPLPVIVPCHRVIRSDGTLGHYVGGAEAKKLLLTLEAAP
- a CDS encoding AraC family transcriptional regulator, which gives rise to MDVIADLLDGVRARGGVFGRPPACPPWSLRFVAPGRLWLATMVAGRAWVVAAGGGPRALGPGDVVLARGERPFVIADPPQTPPQIVVHGDECRGEFGAGGGAQGGALLVTGACRLGGELPGRLLAVLPDLLVVPGGDVRLAPVLELVGAEAAGVAPGRQVVLERLLETLLVVTVRAWFAREEAGAPLWYTALEDPRIGRVLRMIHAAPASGWTVVSLAGAAGMSRAAFARRFTALVGRPPLAYVTEWRMALAAELLARPGTTVAVAARQVGYADAFGFSAAFKRVRGVSPGAVRAGG